In one window of Rathayibacter caricis DSM 15933 DNA:
- a CDS encoding Fur family transcriptional regulator, translating into MTTQDDRLRASGLKATATRRAVLHALEEHPHSGVDEVLARVRVELPDTSAQAVYGVLSAFTDAGLTRRIEPEGHPRRFELRVGDNHHHVVCRQCGAVADVDCVVGAAPCLHPSTSSGFAVDTAEVTFWGTCPDCLRASAN; encoded by the coding sequence ATGACGACACAGGACGACCGCCTCCGAGCCTCCGGGCTCAAGGCCACCGCCACGCGGCGCGCCGTCCTGCACGCACTCGAGGAGCACCCGCACTCCGGAGTCGACGAGGTCCTGGCGCGCGTGCGCGTCGAGCTCCCCGACACCTCCGCGCAAGCGGTCTACGGAGTGCTCTCCGCGTTCACCGACGCCGGCCTCACCCGCCGCATCGAGCCGGAGGGTCACCCCCGCCGCTTCGAGCTGCGGGTGGGCGACAACCACCACCACGTCGTCTGCCGGCAGTGCGGCGCCGTGGCCGACGTCGACTGCGTCGTCGGAGCGGCCCCGTGCCTGCACCCGTCCACGTCGAGCGGCTTCGCCGTCGACACGGCCGAGGTCACGTTCTGGGGCACCTGCCCCGACTGCCTCCGGGCGTCCGCGAACTGA
- a CDS encoding catalase — protein sequence MTEERFTTTNSGAPVASDQHSLSVGADGPLALHDHYLLEKLAQFNRERIPERVVHAKGGGAFGRFVTTGDVSAYTRAALFQPGVETEMLARFSTVAGEQGSPDTWRDPRGFALKFYTSEGNYDLVGNNTPVFFLRDGIKFPDFIRSQKRLPGSHLRDHDMQWDFWTLSPESAHQVTWLMGDRGLPSSWRHMDGFGSHTYQWINAAGERFWVKYHFKTDQGVEILSQEQADQIAGEDADFHIRDLSTAIDRGDYPTWTLSVQVMPYEDAKSYRFNPFDLTKVWPHADYPLIEVGTMILDRNPENYFAQIEQAAFAPSNFVPGIAASPDKMLLARIFSYADAHRYRVGANHAQLPVNAPKSPVHSYSKDGAMRFDFQKSEVPVYAPNTMGGAHADPARAAESTGWESDGELTRAAATLHPEDDDFGQAGTLYREVLDDAARARLVANIAGHVSKVTRPELRQRVLQYWANVDSSLSQRVAEALEPSAPGADVAPEEVGIGA from the coding sequence ATGACCGAGGAACGATTCACGACGACGAACTCCGGAGCGCCGGTCGCGAGCGACCAGCACTCGCTGAGCGTCGGGGCCGACGGCCCCCTCGCGCTCCACGACCACTACCTCCTCGAGAAGCTCGCGCAGTTCAACCGCGAGCGCATCCCGGAGCGAGTCGTCCACGCCAAGGGCGGCGGAGCGTTCGGTCGCTTCGTCACCACCGGCGACGTGAGCGCCTACACCCGCGCCGCGCTCTTCCAGCCCGGCGTCGAGACCGAGATGCTCGCGCGCTTCTCGACCGTCGCCGGCGAGCAGGGCTCGCCCGACACCTGGCGCGACCCGCGCGGCTTCGCGTTGAAGTTCTACACGAGCGAGGGCAACTACGACCTCGTCGGCAACAACACCCCGGTGTTCTTCCTGCGCGACGGAATCAAGTTCCCCGACTTCATCCGCTCGCAGAAGCGCCTCCCCGGCTCGCACCTGCGCGACCACGACATGCAGTGGGACTTCTGGACCCTGTCCCCGGAGTCGGCCCACCAGGTCACCTGGCTCATGGGCGACCGCGGTCTGCCGAGCTCGTGGCGCCACATGGACGGCTTCGGATCGCACACCTACCAGTGGATCAACGCGGCCGGCGAGCGCTTCTGGGTCAAGTACCACTTCAAGACCGACCAGGGCGTCGAGATCCTCAGCCAGGAGCAGGCCGACCAGATCGCCGGAGAGGACGCCGACTTCCACATCCGCGACCTGTCCACCGCGATCGACCGCGGCGACTACCCGACCTGGACCCTCTCGGTGCAGGTCATGCCCTACGAGGACGCGAAGTCGTACCGGTTCAACCCGTTCGATCTCACCAAGGTCTGGCCGCACGCGGACTACCCGCTGATCGAGGTCGGCACGATGATCCTCGACCGCAACCCCGAGAACTACTTCGCGCAGATCGAGCAGGCCGCGTTCGCTCCGTCGAACTTCGTGCCGGGCATCGCCGCGAGCCCCGACAAGATGCTCCTCGCGCGCATCTTCAGCTACGCCGACGCGCACCGCTACCGCGTGGGCGCCAACCACGCGCAGCTCCCGGTCAACGCGCCGAAGTCGCCCGTGCACTCGTACTCGAAGGACGGCGCCATGCGCTTCGACTTCCAGAAGTCCGAGGTCCCGGTCTACGCGCCCAACACGATGGGCGGCGCGCACGCCGACCCCGCTCGCGCGGCGGAGTCGACCGGCTGGGAGAGCGACGGCGAGCTGACGCGCGCCGCGGCGACCCTGCACCCGGAGGACGACGACTTCGGCCAGGCGGGCACGCTCTACCGCGAGGTCCTCGACGACGCCGCCCGGGCTCGACTCGTGGCGAACATCGCCGGGCACGTGTCGAAGGTCACGCGTCCCGAGCTGCGCCAGCGGGTGCTGCAGTACTGGGCGAACGTCGACAGCTCGCTGTCGCAGCGCGTCGCCGAGGCGCTCGAGCCCTCCGCGCCGGGTGCCGACGTGGCCCCGGAGGAAGTGGGCATCGGAGCCTGA
- a CDS encoding S1C family serine protease translates to MNETHESDGSERLPDPAAAPEERLALRTDDRRRRRRALIAGGAGLAVLIGVAAGGVSYAGTTEAASSSSSNTATIVYPGGSHGSFGGGFAISPYGSGSGYGSGSGYSGGSGSSSSTSTPTDVVPASTAQTTGVVTIVSDLTYQGARSAGTGVILTSDGMILTNNHVVEGATGIAVTVESTGETYTARVVGTDATNDIAVLQLEDASGLTPATLDTDGVAVGDSVTAVGNAEGTGDLVAAAGTVTALEQSITTQSETGVAGETLRGLIQVDADIVSGDSGGPLVDASGAVVGIDTAASSGSADITGFAIPIATALDIVTQIEAGADTATIEIGYPAFLGVSLSSGASPYASGAGGAGAAGAVVGGVIDGTPAATVGLAAGDVVTAVDGAPVASADALSAALADREPGESVTLSWTDASGIAHSAPVTLTEGPVA, encoded by the coding sequence ATGAACGAGACGCACGAATCGGACGGATCGGAGCGACTGCCCGACCCCGCCGCCGCGCCCGAGGAGCGTCTCGCGCTCCGCACCGACGACCGCCGCCGTCGACGCCGCGCGCTGATCGCGGGTGGCGCCGGGCTCGCCGTGCTGATCGGCGTCGCGGCGGGCGGAGTCTCGTACGCGGGCACCACCGAGGCCGCGTCGTCGTCCTCCTCGAACACCGCGACGATCGTCTACCCCGGCGGCTCGCACGGGTCCTTCGGCGGCGGCTTCGCGATCTCCCCGTACGGCAGCGGGTCCGGGTACGGCAGCGGCTCCGGTTACAGCGGCGGGTCCGGCTCCTCGTCGAGCACGAGCACGCCCACCGACGTCGTCCCCGCCTCGACCGCGCAGACCACCGGAGTCGTCACGATCGTCTCCGACCTGACCTACCAGGGGGCGCGCTCCGCCGGCACCGGCGTGATCCTCACCTCCGACGGCATGATCCTGACCAACAACCACGTGGTCGAGGGCGCGACGGGCATCGCCGTCACCGTCGAGTCGACCGGCGAGACCTACACGGCCCGCGTCGTCGGCACCGACGCGACGAACGACATCGCCGTGCTCCAGCTCGAGGACGCCTCCGGCCTCACCCCCGCGACGCTCGACACCGACGGCGTCGCGGTCGGCGACTCCGTGACCGCCGTGGGCAACGCCGAGGGCACCGGCGACCTGGTCGCCGCGGCCGGCACCGTCACCGCGCTCGAGCAGAGCATCACCACGCAGTCCGAGACGGGTGTCGCCGGAGAGACGCTGCGGGGTCTCATCCAGGTCGACGCCGACATCGTCTCGGGCGACTCGGGCGGACCCCTGGTCGACGCCTCCGGCGCGGTGGTCGGGATCGACACCGCGGCGTCGAGCGGATCCGCCGACATCACGGGCTTCGCGATCCCGATCGCGACCGCACTCGACATCGTCACGCAGATCGAGGCGGGCGCCGACACCGCCACCATCGAGATCGGCTACCCGGCGTTCCTGGGCGTCTCGCTCTCCTCGGGCGCGAGCCCGTACGCGTCCGGCGCAGGGGGCGCGGGTGCTGCGGGTGCCGTCGTCGGCGGAGTGATCGATGGCACCCCGGCCGCGACGGTCGGCCTCGCCGCCGGCGACGTGGTCACGGCCGTCGACGGCGCTCCGGTCGCCTCTGCCGACGCGCTCTCGGCGGCGCTCGCCGACCGCGAGCCCGGCGAGTCCGTCACCCTCTCCTGGACCGACGCCTCCGGAATCGCCCACTCCGCCCCCGTCACCCTCACCGAGGGCCCCGTCGCCTGA
- a CDS encoding HAD-IIA family hydrolase produces MFRTPKTDPSPLEGRDAVLADLDGVVYKGADAIPFAVDSLNKAGETLRVGYITNNASRTDASVAAHLSDLGLVVAPEDVVTSPQAAVVLLAGLVPAGSTILVVGGEGLTTEVERAGFRLTRSADDSPAAVIQGFAPTVGWEQLAEASFALHAGIPWVATNTDWTIPVARGIAPGNGTLVSAVHTAVGRLPVVAGKPERAIFDAATARFGSSNPLFLGDRLDTDIKGANAAGMESAHVLTGIDRAKQLLAADATLRPTYILGDLRELHLPYPATTIARNGTHSVRSAKVRLEGDSVVIIDAGDDELDLLRAACSVIWSSGRAIYGLEVPESLYS; encoded by the coding sequence GTGTTCAGAACCCCGAAGACTGACCCGTCCCCGCTCGAGGGCCGCGACGCGGTCCTCGCCGACCTCGACGGAGTCGTCTACAAGGGCGCCGACGCGATCCCCTTCGCCGTCGACAGTCTGAACAAAGCCGGCGAGACGCTCCGTGTCGGGTACATCACGAACAACGCGTCCCGCACCGACGCCTCCGTCGCGGCGCACCTGTCCGACCTCGGGCTCGTCGTCGCACCGGAGGACGTCGTCACGTCGCCGCAGGCGGCGGTCGTGCTGCTGGCGGGCCTGGTGCCGGCGGGCTCGACGATCCTCGTCGTCGGCGGGGAGGGTCTGACGACGGAGGTGGAGCGGGCCGGGTTCCGGCTCACCCGCAGCGCCGACGACTCCCCGGCCGCGGTGATCCAGGGCTTCGCGCCCACGGTCGGGTGGGAGCAGCTCGCGGAGGCCTCGTTCGCCCTGCACGCCGGGATCCCGTGGGTCGCGACGAACACCGACTGGACGATCCCCGTCGCGCGGGGCATCGCTCCGGGCAACGGCACGCTCGTCTCAGCGGTGCACACCGCGGTCGGCCGGCTGCCCGTGGTCGCCGGCAAGCCCGAGCGCGCCATCTTCGATGCGGCGACGGCGCGGTTCGGCTCGTCGAATCCGCTGTTCCTCGGCGACCGGCTCGACACCGACATCAAGGGTGCCAACGCCGCCGGGATGGAGAGCGCGCACGTGCTCACCGGGATCGACCGGGCGAAGCAGCTCCTCGCGGCCGACGCGACGCTGCGCCCGACCTACATCCTGGGCGACCTGCGCGAGCTGCACCTCCCGTACCCGGCGACGACGATCGCGCGGAACGGGACCCATTCGGTGCGCTCCGCCAAGGTGCGCCTCGAGGGCGACTCCGTTGTGATCATCGATGCGGGCGACGACGAGCTGGACCTCCTCCGGGCCGCGTGCTCCGTCATCTGGAGCTCGGGCCGGGCGATCTACGGGCTCGAGGTCCCGGAGTCGCTCTACAGCTGA
- a CDS encoding MFS transporter — protein MRAVDRRGITSAPYLLTTVGTTSLVFLCAFEALAVTTIMPIVSADLDGRDLYPLAFAATLAASIVGMVTAGSSADRRGPTPALVTAILLFTLGLVAAGLAGSMEVFVAARLLQGLGSGGITVTLYVLVARVFPPELHPRIFGAFAAAWVVPSLIGPFAAGVVAELASWHWVFLGVVLLVAVASAIVAPTLRALERQERRPFDRGAVVRIVRAVIVAGGVVVLSTSAEIAPDAAGVLAVAAIVVVVLAVRALLPPGTLRARGVLPSTILLRGAVAAAFFGTEVYLPLLLSEQYGLPPWLAGAVLTAGAVSWALGSNLQGRPGTRLTHAGAMRRGTSLLLVGVLIVLLTSALALPPYLAAVGWFAAGGGMGTMFPRMGTLTLARSAPGREGFNSSALQISDSGGASVSLALTGLLAAAATGLIGAGSVVFTATFAYGAVIALLAVLLAIRLGGLLRAEESTAGDQL, from the coding sequence GTGCGTGCAGTCGATCGCCGCGGCATCACCTCCGCGCCCTACCTCCTGACCACGGTCGGCACGACGAGCCTGGTCTTCCTCTGCGCCTTCGAGGCGCTGGCCGTGACGACGATCATGCCGATCGTCAGCGCCGACCTCGATGGACGCGATCTCTACCCGCTGGCCTTCGCCGCGACGCTCGCCGCGAGCATCGTCGGCATGGTCACCGCGGGGTCCTCGGCGGATCGACGCGGACCGACCCCGGCGCTGGTCACGGCGATCCTGCTCTTCACCCTCGGGCTCGTGGCCGCCGGTCTCGCCGGCTCGATGGAGGTGTTCGTGGCCGCGCGCCTGCTGCAGGGGCTCGGCAGCGGAGGCATCACCGTCACCCTCTACGTCCTGGTCGCGCGGGTCTTCCCGCCGGAGCTGCATCCGCGGATCTTCGGCGCCTTCGCCGCGGCCTGGGTGGTGCCGTCGCTCATCGGGCCGTTCGCGGCCGGCGTCGTCGCCGAGCTCGCGAGCTGGCACTGGGTGTTCCTCGGGGTGGTCCTGCTGGTGGCCGTCGCGAGTGCGATCGTGGCGCCGACCCTGCGCGCGCTCGAGCGACAGGAGCGGCGGCCGTTCGATCGCGGGGCCGTGGTCCGCATCGTCCGCGCGGTGATCGTGGCGGGCGGAGTGGTGGTGCTGAGCACGAGCGCCGAGATCGCTCCCGACGCGGCCGGCGTGCTCGCCGTCGCGGCGATCGTGGTCGTCGTCCTCGCCGTGCGCGCGCTCCTGCCCCCGGGCACCCTGCGCGCACGGGGCGTCCTGCCGTCCACGATCCTCCTGCGCGGAGCCGTCGCGGCCGCCTTCTTCGGCACCGAGGTCTATCTGCCGCTGCTGCTGTCGGAGCAGTACGGCCTGCCGCCGTGGCTGGCCGGGGCGGTCCTCACCGCCGGCGCCGTCTCGTGGGCGCTCGGCTCGAACCTGCAGGGGCGGCCCGGAACACGGCTCACCCACGCGGGCGCCATGCGTCGGGGCACGTCGCTCCTGCTGGTCGGCGTGCTGATCGTGCTGCTCACGTCGGCGCTCGCGCTCCCGCCGTACCTCGCCGCCGTCGGCTGGTTCGCCGCGGGGGGCGGCATGGGCACGATGTTCCCCCGGATGGGGACGCTGACGCTCGCCCGATCCGCACCCGGACGCGAAGGCTTCAACAGCTCGGCCCTGCAGATCTCCGATTCAGGAGGAGCGTCCGTCTCGCTCGCGCTGACCGGCCTCCTCGCCGCCGCCGCGACCGGCCTCATCGGCGCGGGCTCGGTCGTTTTCACGGCGACGTTCGCCTACGGAGCCGTCATCGCCCTGCTCGCAGTGCTGCTCGCGATCCGCCTCGGTGGACTCCTCCGTGCCGAGGAGTCCACCGCCGGCGATCAGCTGTAG
- a CDS encoding AraC family transcriptional regulator, with product MNDERTRVRLDTGGGDPDEARHRLATLYNGDEWSALPSESAFSYRYAALGDAAMTLRTSRMTGELRGAVGVTDEVVVQWIVGGRATVDDGSEPLAMVPGRPQLFPVGRAFGFEYVDYEQKLVHLGRTSVENVAAEQGLLGPLRFDHRAVPTEQAVQHWRSAVSASAQALRSERVSHLLWDELTRGTITALLELYPPEAAVAPPELLLPRNARLRRAVEFIHAHASEPIGPTEVAVVAGLSVRGLQSAFQRVLGVRPIAYIRSVRLDAAHAELAAADPRVASVTAIAHSWGFGNPGRFSSAYLARFGEYPSATLQR from the coding sequence GTGAACGACGAGCGCACCCGCGTCCGGCTGGACACCGGCGGCGGCGACCCCGACGAGGCCCGCCACCGCCTCGCCACCCTCTACAACGGCGACGAGTGGTCGGCGCTGCCGAGCGAGAGCGCCTTCTCGTACCGGTACGCCGCCCTCGGCGACGCCGCCATGACGCTGCGCACCTCGCGCATGACCGGCGAGCTCCGCGGCGCGGTCGGAGTGACGGACGAGGTCGTCGTGCAGTGGATCGTCGGCGGGCGCGCCACGGTCGACGACGGCTCGGAGCCGCTCGCGATGGTGCCCGGCCGGCCGCAGCTGTTCCCCGTCGGCCGCGCGTTCGGCTTCGAGTACGTCGACTACGAGCAGAAGCTCGTGCACCTCGGCCGCACATCGGTCGAGAACGTCGCCGCCGAGCAGGGCCTCCTGGGGCCGCTCCGCTTCGATCACCGCGCCGTCCCGACCGAGCAGGCGGTCCAGCACTGGCGCTCCGCGGTGTCGGCCTCGGCGCAGGCTCTGCGCAGCGAGCGCGTCAGCCACCTCCTCTGGGACGAGCTGACGCGCGGCACCATCACGGCGCTGCTCGAGCTCTATCCGCCGGAGGCCGCCGTCGCGCCGCCCGAGCTGCTGCTCCCGCGCAACGCCCGCCTGCGTCGGGCGGTCGAGTTCATCCACGCGCACGCGTCGGAGCCGATCGGCCCCACCGAGGTCGCCGTCGTCGCCGGGCTGAGCGTGCGCGGCCTGCAGTCCGCGTTCCAGCGGGTGCTCGGGGTGCGGCCCATCGCCTACATCCGCTCGGTGCGGCTCGATGCCGCGCACGCCGAGCTGGCGGCGGCGGATCCGCGCGTGGCGAGCGTCACCGCGATCGCCCACTCCTGGGGCTTCGGCAATCCCGGCCGCTTCAGCTCGGCCTACCTCGCGCGCTTCGGCGAGTACCCCAGCGCCACGCTGCAGCGCTGA
- a CDS encoding MMPL family transporter codes for MTPLVLLVRTRRRAWLTVLSALLAVGALFALLPSGGESGFPQSGLPDSAESARAAALLEEFPSADTTAGVLLWNRPGGLTDEDRSAIAERAEALALLSTTPEAVRPQFSEDGEAALVAVPLTESSVEADVEGVASELRSAGSEGLPAGLDSFLTGAVGFQADISNAFAGADLRLLLVTVLVVAVLLIATYRSPVLWIVPLVVVGVADGLARIVAGALAEAAGIALDASVSGILSVLVFGAGTNYALLLVARYREELLREPDRYRAMSTAVRSAGPAIAASGGTVALSLLTLLLAELAGNRALGFACAIGVAIAILFALAVLPSALVLCGRGLFWPFVPRPGTGSTAERPGLWTRLGRSVSRRPAQVAVAAVLGVALLSLGLIGAQVGLSQTDQLLGDPESVQAQAVIDESFGAGLTAQTTVLAPDDAVEDAVAIAEGTDGVDSVRPGESANGRTALSLTLAGEPESAAAFETIGALRDAYSAADGDASESLVGGSDATALDTQSASERDQALIIPIILAIVFLILALLLRSLVAPVLLIASVLATFFASLGAANLLFRGLLGFPAFDANVVLFAFLFLVALGVDYNIFLVTRAREERAAHGTREGMVRALASTGGVITSAGILLAAVFAVLGVLPVVALTQIGVIVCIGVLLDTLVVRTVLVPALVFLTGDAFWWPGVRRTDVGRRIHAVPLEDAGTR; via the coding sequence ATGACACCGCTCGTCCTCCTCGTCCGCACCCGTCGCCGCGCCTGGCTCACCGTGCTGTCCGCCCTGCTCGCGGTCGGGGCGCTGTTCGCCCTGCTGCCCTCGGGCGGCGAGTCGGGCTTCCCGCAGTCGGGTCTGCCCGACTCCGCGGAGTCGGCGCGAGCTGCCGCCCTGCTCGAGGAGTTCCCGTCGGCGGACACGACGGCGGGCGTCCTGCTGTGGAACCGCCCGGGCGGCCTGACGGACGAGGACCGTTCGGCGATCGCCGAGCGCGCGGAGGCACTCGCACTCCTGTCGACCACCCCGGAGGCGGTGCGGCCGCAGTTCAGCGAGGACGGCGAAGCGGCCCTCGTCGCGGTGCCGCTGACGGAGTCCTCGGTGGAGGCCGACGTCGAGGGGGTCGCGTCCGAGCTTCGCTCCGCGGGATCGGAGGGGCTGCCGGCGGGTCTGGACAGCTTCCTGACCGGGGCCGTCGGGTTCCAGGCCGACATCTCGAACGCGTTCGCGGGCGCGGATCTCCGCCTGCTGCTCGTCACCGTCCTGGTGGTCGCGGTGCTGCTCATCGCCACCTACCGGAGCCCCGTTCTCTGGATCGTGCCTCTCGTGGTGGTCGGCGTCGCGGACGGACTCGCGCGGATCGTCGCGGGAGCGCTGGCCGAGGCGGCGGGGATCGCGCTCGACGCCTCCGTCAGCGGGATCCTGTCGGTCCTCGTGTTCGGAGCGGGCACCAACTACGCACTGCTGCTCGTCGCCCGCTATCGGGAGGAGCTTCTGCGCGAGCCCGACCGGTACCGGGCGATGTCCACCGCGGTCCGCAGCGCCGGACCCGCGATCGCGGCCAGCGGAGGCACCGTCGCGCTGAGCCTGCTGACCCTGCTGCTCGCCGAGCTCGCCGGGAACCGGGCGCTCGGATTCGCCTGCGCGATCGGCGTCGCGATCGCGATCCTCTTCGCCCTCGCAGTGCTCCCCTCCGCTCTCGTGCTCTGCGGGCGCGGGCTCTTCTGGCCGTTCGTGCCGCGACCGGGAACCGGCAGCACCGCGGAGCGACCGGGACTCTGGACCCGGCTCGGCCGCAGCGTCTCCCGCCGGCCGGCGCAGGTCGCCGTCGCTGCCGTCCTGGGCGTCGCGCTGCTCTCGCTCGGACTGATCGGAGCGCAGGTCGGGCTCTCGCAGACCGATCAGCTGCTCGGGGATCCCGAATCGGTGCAGGCGCAGGCGGTCATCGACGAGTCCTTCGGGGCGGGGCTCACCGCGCAGACGACGGTCCTCGCTCCGGACGACGCGGTCGAAGACGCGGTCGCGATCGCCGAGGGGACCGACGGCGTCGACTCCGTGCGCCCCGGCGAGAGCGCGAACGGGAGGACCGCCCTCAGCCTCACGCTCGCCGGCGAGCCCGAGAGCGCTGCGGCCTTCGAGACGATCGGCGCGCTCCGCGACGCGTACTCGGCGGCCGACGGCGACGCCTCCGAGAGCCTCGTCGGAGGGAGCGACGCGACAGCGCTCGACACGCAGTCGGCATCGGAGCGGGACCAGGCGCTGATCATCCCGATCATCCTGGCGATCGTGTTCCTGATCCTCGCGCTGCTCCTGCGCTCGCTCGTCGCTCCGGTGCTGCTGATCGCGAGCGTGCTCGCGACCTTCTTCGCCAGCCTCGGAGCGGCGAACCTCCTGTTCCGCGGACTGCTCGGATTCCCGGCCTTCGACGCGAACGTGGTGCTCTTCGCGTTCCTGTTCCTCGTGGCGCTGGGCGTCGACTACAACATCTTCCTCGTCACCCGGGCCCGCGAGGAGCGGGCGGCGCACGGCACGCGCGAGGGCATGGTGCGGGCGCTCGCCTCGACCGGAGGCGTCATCACGAGCGCCGGGATCCTGCTCGCCGCGGTCTTCGCCGTGCTGGGAGTCCTCCCCGTCGTCGCCCTCACGCAGATCGGCGTGATCGTCTGCATCGGGGTCCTGCTCGACACACTCGTGGTGCGGACGGTGCTGGTGCCGGCGCTCGTGTTCCTCACGGGCGACGCCTTCTGGTGGCCGGGCGTGCGCCGGACCGATGTCGGGAGACGCATCCATGCCGTCCCGCTCGAGGATGCCGGGACGCGCTGA
- a CDS encoding MarR family winged helix-turn-helix transcriptional regulator, with protein sequence MDVRPDLFALLTRLRSAEREYDGRVESRLGIGTTDLAALRLIGIGADRDEVVRAVDLAAAIRITTAAVSLMIDRLVRAGYVDRVADPSDGRGRILCLTESAQAAIRGTDEPTYGAIRSLSAGIPDAEAVRFAALLTGVSDILEGHPPPLAAA encoded by the coding sequence ATGGACGTCCGTCCCGATCTCTTCGCCCTGCTCACCCGGCTCCGCTCGGCCGAGCGCGAGTACGACGGACGCGTCGAGTCGAGGCTGGGCATCGGCACCACGGACCTCGCGGCTCTGCGCCTGATCGGGATCGGCGCCGATCGCGACGAGGTGGTCCGCGCGGTCGACCTCGCCGCCGCGATCCGCATCACCACCGCCGCGGTCTCGCTGATGATCGACCGTCTCGTGCGCGCCGGCTACGTCGACCGCGTGGCGGACCCCTCCGACGGCCGTGGCCGGATCCTGTGCCTGACCGAGAGCGCGCAGGCGGCGATCCGCGGCACCGACGAGCCGACCTACGGTGCGATCCGCTCGCTCTCGGCCGGCATCCCCGACGCCGAGGCGGTGCGGTTCGCCGCGCTGCTCACCGGTGTCAGCGACATCCTCGAGGGCCACCCGCCGCCCCTGGCCGCCGCCTGA
- a CDS encoding metallophosphoesterase, producing the protein MTRSHVPQLPESSPRTVSSLAEALTLIEAARQERPLLLVGVTGSPGSGKSTLAEHLRRRTPGSVVLPLDGYHLPQERLRELGRGDRMGAPDTFDAQGFVTALRTLRSAPAGSTVSASSFDRAIEEPVPGALSLPVEDGTVVLVEGNYLLLRDEGWEDVSALLDLRIHLRVPETTRRARLVARHLRFGKTLDEAIAWTDGPDERNARRIEAAARFADVVLEQASERPLRLLHLSDTHLLADPAGRYNRILDTRAGLEQLLAAHDAVEGIDAVVVSGDLADDGAPASYSALRGILAAWCAARGAELVLALGNHDDREGFGSSDPRNTATTVRGVRILTLDSSVPGGASWGLLTEPTLAWLRERIAEDPDAPVVIVLHHPPIEAVAPLHTVMGLVNPHDLWEAASGGTVLAVLAGHWHHAFVDTTGPAPVVVAPGAANRTDVLAGPRHERSVAASGASVIDVSADGVRVTSTEIDSPHRGAELFDVSGERLADAKRRLGFPGYFSGARQN; encoded by the coding sequence ATGACCCGCTCCCACGTCCCCCAGCTCCCCGAGAGCAGCCCCCGAACGGTCAGCTCCCTCGCCGAGGCCCTCACCCTGATCGAGGCGGCCCGGCAGGAGCGCCCCCTCCTCCTCGTCGGCGTGACCGGTTCGCCGGGATCCGGGAAATCCACGCTCGCCGAGCACCTGCGACGGCGGACCCCCGGATCCGTCGTCCTCCCGCTCGACGGCTACCACCTCCCCCAGGAGCGGCTCCGCGAACTCGGCCGGGGCGACCGCATGGGCGCCCCCGACACGTTCGACGCGCAGGGGTTCGTGACGGCCCTCCGGACACTGAGGTCGGCGCCCGCCGGATCCACGGTGAGCGCCTCCTCCTTCGACCGCGCGATCGAGGAGCCCGTTCCCGGCGCCCTGAGTCTCCCCGTCGAGGACGGGACGGTCGTCCTGGTCGAGGGCAACTACCTGCTGCTCCGCGACGAGGGCTGGGAGGACGTGAGCGCACTGCTCGATCTGCGGATCCACCTGCGGGTGCCGGAGACCACGAGACGAGCGCGCCTGGTGGCGCGGCACCTCCGCTTCGGCAAGACGCTCGACGAGGCGATCGCCTGGACGGACGGGCCCGATGAGAGGAACGCCCGGCGGATCGAGGCCGCGGCGCGGTTCGCCGACGTCGTCCTCGAGCAGGCGTCGGAGCGTCCGCTCCGACTGCTCCACCTCTCGGACACGCATCTGCTCGCGGACCCCGCCGGGCGGTACAACCGGATCTTGGACACGCGGGCCGGCCTGGAACAGCTGCTCGCCGCCCACGACGCCGTCGAGGGGATCGACGCGGTCGTCGTCTCGGGGGACCTCGCGGACGACGGCGCCCCCGCGTCCTACTCCGCACTCCGGGGCATCCTCGCGGCCTGGTGCGCCGCGCGCGGTGCCGAACTCGTGCTGGCGCTGGGCAATCACGACGACCGGGAGGGCTTCGGATCCTCCGATCCTCGGAACACCGCGACCACTGTCCGAGGCGTGCGCATCCTGACCCTCGATTCCTCGGTGCCGGGCGGCGCCTCGTGGGGACTGCTCACGGAACCGACACTGGCGTGGCTCCGGGAGCGGATCGCCGAGGACCCCGACGCGCCCGTCGTGATCGTGCTGCACCACCCGCCGATCGAGGCAGTGGCTCCGCTGCACACGGTGATGGGCCTCGTGAATCCGCACGACCTGTGGGAGGCGGCATCGGGAGGCACCGTCCTCGCGGTCCTCGCCGGACACTGGCACCACGCGTTCGTGGATACGACGGGCCCTGCTCCCGTCGTGGTCGCTCCGGGTGCGGCGAACCGGACCGACGTGCTCGCCGGTCCGCGGCACGAGAGGTCGGTGGCCGCGTCCGGAGCGTCGGTCATCGACGTGTCGGCCGACGGCGTGAGGGTGACGAGCACTGAGATCGACTCCCCCCACCGCGGAGCGGAGCTCTTCGACGTCAGCGGGGAGCGGCTCGCCGACGCGAAGCGCCGACTCGGCTTCCCCGGGTACTTCTCCGGCGCTCGACAGAATTAG